The segment TTTATTGAACAATTTCTTATTGTGTAATGATACTTAATACAGACGTTACTGAACCTAAACTAACGTGATACCAACTTAACTCATGTTTGAAGAGTGGGCTTCTCTGTCCTCTTGGTAATATTCTTGGTTCTGTGGTTTATACTCCCATTTTTCTTCTCATAGGGAAATGATGACATTTACATATGCGGAATGGATAGCAACAGTACTATTCAAGTACAGCATGCCTATTCTACAGGAAGAAGGGCTCCACAAATCCTGCCACTGGTActtctcttatttttttctgacTTCTCTGTAACTGCGTTCAATGTTTTTAGCAAACCAGAGAGGATGGCCTATCCAAACTGAAGTCTTGTGTGCTTACCTCCTGAAAGGGAAATGTTTCTGACATTAAAACATCATTTGTGGATGGAGTTATCAGCTGTAGCTTTGTATCCAAGAATGTCATCAGTACCCAAAGGAGTGCAGTTGGATCCATCTACTACATTTTGTTTGCCTATGGCGGTACAAATAATGGTATGGGATCAGACCATAAGCATTGTAACACTACAGTAGCAAAGTGAACTTCAAGCTTCAATAACTTAAAAATTCTCTCCAACACTTTCTTAAATCACAGGTGCACTTCAGTATCATGGAACGTCTAGATTTGCCAGCGATCAAAAAATTAACATCACCAGACCTCAAGTCGTCACCGCACAGAAACCTCAAATTATGAAAGCACACGGTGAGCGAAAATTAAGTATGTAATGCTCTTGAACCTTAGAGGGATTACCTGTTTACATGTTTTCCTCTCATTCAGGTGCTTTGATGTTGATCGCTTGGATGACAACGGGAAGCCTTGGCATGCTTATAGCACGTTATCTGAAGGCTGTCACCAAGGGAAGAGGGTGCCTGGGTAAAGACCTGTGGTTTCTGGTGAGCTTCTTTGGCAAAACAATTATTGTAGATACTAAAGAGAGATTTCAACAGTGACTAACACTGATTCATCCAGATGACCTCTATACAGGAGCATTTAAGTAAAATTGTCTCAGTGTATTCTGGTATTGATTGCCTGTGGCTTATTATTATGCTTATTGTTGCATATTGAGAATCAGAGTGGTGTTTTATGAGTTGTGATTGGCTCTACCCTTCATGTCTGTTTCTGCTCAGGCTCATGTATCTCTGATGGGGCTCTCTGTGGCTGCCACCATCATTGCGTTCATTTTGGCTTTCTCTTACTTCAAAGGCTGGAGGGGGGTGAGTGTGACCTCTGTGCTGTTATTTGTAGTTCAATTAACCTCTCGAAAaatgaaagcaaacaaaaatgtgAATAAGTTACCTGTAATAatggtatgtgcgtgtgtgcgcgtgtgtgtgcgtgtgtgtgcgtgcgtgcgtgcgtgtgtgcgtgcgtgttgggGTTGCTTGTGTTTCACAGGGGGCACACCCAGTACTTGGCGTTTTGGTTATGATCTTGGCCTTTATTCAACCTTTTGCAGCTCTTTTTCGTTGTGGCCCACAACACCAATGGTAAgcaaatatttaattatttagaATGTACACAAAACATATGTGCTCTCTATTCTTAAATTAATTCTCACATGATTTGGAGGGCATCCGCATCTGTTTATTACATCATTATTACATTagcctttgtttttttcccccaggaGATTTGTTTTCAACTGGTTCCACGTTTTGAATGCTGTAGCAATCAAAGGCCTGGCAGGTAATACATATTTCAGCTTTGTACTGTTTGAGTTGTTCTGAATTGTCTGACAAAGTCAGTATCTTTACAGTGGCATTGCAAGCGAAAAATAATATATCATGGATAAGCGACTGGCAAAATATCATGTATGAACATGAAGGTCTAAACATTTTTCcacctctccttccttccctctccccaGTGGCAGCCATATTTACGGGCTTGCATATAATGGAGAGCTCCCAGGACAGGTGGATGCAAAAGGTGATGGCAGGGTTTGTGGGCTGGGAGGCACTGCTGTTTGCCTTGCAAGATCTACACATGAGGTGGAAACGAAAAGGTAAGGTAGCACAGCTCTATCCTGTTTAGTGAGAGAGGTGATTTGGATATCCTGTTTGATTATTCTAAATTCTGCTAGTTGTAGCTTACTGATGCTTTTGCATCCTTACAGATGAAGATGGAGATGTCTCAGGATTTGTAAGTACTCACTGAAAAATGTGTGAGCTTATCAGTTGCAGAGGCCTGTGTAGATTAGCCTACTTGTCTGCATATGTTATTGCATGTGTTTTGTGATCAAAGGTCATATCAGAGTCCAATTTTTTTCTGTCCTGTAGGTACACATCGAGGTGATTCTCCTGTTAGTGTTTTTCCTGGGAAATCTGACTTTTCTTGTAGCCCTGCTGGTTGGTATTGGAATGGCGTAGGCCTAGGCATGACCAAAGCAGCAGAGAAGACCACACAcagaagtttagcctaggctaccaacTTGTCAGTTTATTAAATatcatgtaggctacatcatcCTGCCAAATTTAATTTCAAATAGATGATTTATAAACTCTGTTATTGTTGGTGTTGTGCCATAATGTCTGGGTATTTGTCATTGTGATCATTAACATTGTCAATAAATCTATCtaggccaggggtgggcaaactttttggctcaagggccacactgggtttttttttatagcctataatttagtatgacaaaatatttcttttaaaatcttAATTGcttaaaatactgctaattttatgctgtttaacaaatgtataaattgtgcactgtcatttaattcacgtttatttctcaatgatcttctgcctgctacaCTGAAAAAAGTGTTTCTGAGCATGTGTAGATATAACATAAATGAAATCTGTGAAATTAACAATAAAAAATTCAGTTTGTAtctttacatgaaaatgtattgtTTGAAATTAATCTGCATTTGTTCAAATTCCAATAaaattgtgtgttttttcatttacatACATTATTAAGTTATCCCAGTCGATCTTCTCAAGTACAAACactcaacaaacaaaaagcTTGTTTCATTTACGCTGTTTCGTACTCCCGCCAACTGGCACGCATCTGTTGAAAAGAGCAGAAGACCACTGCATTTCCAGAGGCTGGGTTTATGATTGAGTCCACTGAACGTTAAGGTAAGAAtatgaatagaatagaatttgaaaatgaatgacttcaTTGTGACAATGAATTCATTTTCAAATTAAACAAAAAGACTTGACTAGTTCTACTGTTCTAGAGTCTTTTAGTTTAACTTGAAGATGGAAGCTAAtctaaccatagacagtaaaataaatataaccaGGTATCGATACTTGGCAAACTTTATTCCTGGGAATAGGTAACATTTAATATACACCGAGTGTATCATGTCAAAACTATCAAATGTTATAGAACTTTCTCGAAGTTGAGTAAGATAAGGAAAGGCCAAAAATGTACATGTAAGACTTAAGTCTATAAGAGGCAAGGTCTTTCTGTAACCAGTTCTGCAACCAGCAGACTGATTTATTCAGTGTGGTCTTTGGATTAATTTGTCCATGTCTTTGTTCTGTTTCTCTTgcccatgtgtgtctgtctcattaTGTTTCTACATCTCCATGTCTTGTCTACATCTCTTGGTCTCTCAGATCGAGAAGGAATTCTGCAGGATCACACTGAAGCTATTGCAGTCCACATTCCTGGGCAAGTtggaccaacacacacccaagcTGTTGCCTGTACAGGAGGAAGGGTGGAGCCGTTGGGAAGAAACTTGATGAGACCCTTGACATGTTAAATGAGGCATGTATTTACAACAGTGTGGTAGTAATTAGTAGTATGTAGTAGCTTTCTGATGTCTGTAATCTCATATTTTATATTAATCTCAAATTTCTCGTATTAATTAGTAATCTCATTCCATATTTTTGTAGGACGACACAATTGAGTCGCGAAGAGAAGTTGTGATCAGAGGACTCACACTCTACCTTGGTGAATACACTGGAGAGTTAATGAAGGACTACCAGGTAAAGAAGATATTACTATGCATGAAGGACACAAAGTATAatcaagaataaaaaaaacacaaagttcAGGACTTTTTTCCATTGTGGTACTGATAATATTTTAGTATTTAATTATTAAAAATGCTGTAGTGAAACATGGGAAATCCTCACAGATATCTAGTGACATGTACACGAATATCCTAGGGTTTGTTGATAACACTGATGTATAACCATTTGTATAATTATGTAGTTAACAGAACCAAATATATGATACTCTTTATACTGTATAAAGCTGCATTGCTTAATTACTCCAACAAATTGAATTAAAATGGCCTTAAATGGCATTTGATTGAACTCTGTGATACCTGTAGACACCCTTGTTAAGCTACAATACTACTCAAAAGCACCACATAACAATCTGATCATCTGTTTGGAGAGGGGAACAAAGAGTTATGCATCCTTCACATTACTATACAATAAATAAGTGTTACTGTATTTCACAGGTTATTAATGATGTCGATGCTGCGACCATCCAAGAAGCTATTACTACATTTGCCCTCGGCATCTTTTTTGTCAGCAAAGGCAGGGATGGTCTCCCCAAGCAAGCTGGAATAGCCATCGAGGGACCTTTTTGGTATCCCAGATGTGGCACATGCTTGCACCTATCTGATGGGCCTTATCTATGCCTTGGAACTGAGGTACCCTAATAAACTGAAATACACGTTTGAGGTCTTTCAGAAGATCTTCCTAGAGCTAGAGGATGCAAACCAAAAACTGTCCTCCAAAGTCCATGATCTCAAGGTCTGTTTGCAAGCTTAAAATCTATACAGATGGTGTATACAGTAGAATgtattttgatttgtttgtaatagaatgtattttgatttgtttttttggcttttgtcaaataaatgtatttatttgagcTAAATGACTTCCAAGTCTTGTTTTGGGTTAAGATGCATAATTATATCTGAGATTGTTTGACAAATGTGGGTTGCTAAGTTTCCAGTGTTGGGCTGCAACCAATTAATTAATCTGTCGATAGTCTTGATAAATTGATTTGTGGATTCATCCATACAATGTAAGGAAATGGTGAAAAATCGATCACTCTTTCCCAAAGCCCAAGCTGCAACCTAAAATGTCTTGTTTTGTCCTGATCACCCGTTCTCAATTTAAAACATTCACATCAGAGAATCTGGGATTCTTCTTCTTAAAAAAAATGACTCAAAAAAAAATTCTAATTACTGACTAATTATTTAGTTGTTAGCAACTAATTGATCAATCAACTAATTGTTGCAGCTCCTGTCTCCTGTCCTATGGTCTACACTTGGCTCCACGGCAGCATATCTTGACAAGTGATAAGAGGATTGTCTTTTCGAACACATAGATGACACATACTTGTTTTTAAGTAGACCAAACATGATACAAAATATTGTGCCTGATCTACTTAAAAAAGGTAAGGCAACTTTTTGCAGATGATTATGTATATAATGCAAGGCTAGtctttgtataggctacttaatttcTTGAATGTAAGACATGAGTTTTGGAAGTAAAGTCTCCTTAACTTTGCAAGTAAAGTCAACTTAGTTTAATTAAGTAGAATTTACTTATAAATAAGGTTCAGTCATTTACAAAACTAAGTTGACTTTACTTGAAAGATTAAGTTGAATATACTTGATAAATTAATATTGACTTTACTTACAAAACTCATTTCTTACACACAAgaaattaagtagcctatacaaaggCCAGCCTTGCTTTAACTACATATTAATCTGATGCAAAAAGTTGCCTTACCTTTTTTAAGTAGATCAGGCTCAATATTTTTATCAGTGTACGGTATGGCCCTCTTacactttttaaatggtcagtagtgggaactactgctgccttcatgatttccttttaaaagtttcttataagaaggagatatcaattatcaacaatgacaagccagctggaacctgcggctctctcgcaggaaaaaaatagcgagcagcctgataaccaaatgaaatgctcagcgggccggatgaaagtgcttggcgggccggatccggcccgcgggccgcagtctgcccacccctgatctaggcctaggcctaaataAACAGATTATGTGAATTTATTGTAAACATCTCCTGTCAGATTAATTCTGTCAAAATGAATTCTGTCCCCTAGATGGCGGTCTATATCTTCTTGAAAGGGTATGCTGCAAAATGATGCAGCAGCTTTGGAGCTGTCACCATATTTGAAATGGCTTCACAAAATTGCCCCAGGTCATATTAATGAGATTAATAGCCTAATGCATTTCAGTGTGTAGTTTAGTAGAAAAGTCAAGCACTCACACAGCAATATTATCATCATAGAGAATCTCGTCTTAAAATGTATAAGAAATAGTCTCTTGAAATGTTTGTATGATTTTtgagttattttattttattgtatttcttgttcccagggctctcaagttttgaagtttgcaaggagtgagactttgtttctcagggggCACACTGCCACACTCATTGGCACACTGCCACgcccctcccccctgatcgaagtacatgaaagtcctatgtctgcttgaactactcgtggcgccacgccccctccccccgactccccatgtcccatcgacccagcttcatgagaaagcacaaattccattatttcaaacacactgttttatttattctagaaccctatagtaaataataataaataataataacataaattataataataataatttcacccaaatgggccctttgaacagcagtggctcattatgctctaaacaaacagaaaacaaccaaatgagaaaaagcacatttagccccaaaatggtctcttgaacagtggtggttctgtccgtgtgtgtgtgtgtgtgtgtgtgtgtgtgtgtgtgtgtgtttatgagagatgttgtgtgttgtaagtgtttgtggcagattttgatgcctttatgactgatactgggggctcccatttaaagcactgtggttcaatgtcagccattttcacagtcatgaggccatccttaaaaaaatataaaaataataataataataaaaaaaatgggtcggtaggtacagtaggtcaatattttttttttcaagattcaaagtaaaaaaaagtacaattttggtcatagTGATTAcataggtatgaatttaaacaaatgtgcatattgtgacatAACTGaccctcaacccgtgccttcaggagcatcactgcaaacctcaatctgatgcaggttatgtagaccagcctttctcaaacttctttgacctgaggcccagtcatggcagactttggagtcatagggctcatctacaagtacccaaccccactccctccaaatcaaattgtcattatcattatcacaatcattattatgcctatattgttatacatgcactttcaaatgttttgtgacatgcacatcaaaggactgctttactaatgtaagatataattcgtttcattgcttttgcatggttgcatgatgcttgcataagaaaagaaatacttctcaaaacagcaacaattatatgggtgctattgttttgggatgtttccctcatgcaagcatcatacattggtaggaaatggagaaaaaaaatacatgttttttaagtttaatttgaatgcctgaatgtaaggattcaggaaacacaataccagcttttttggcgagcagataggcgtaaatcactgatctgttgatctttaacagattgAAGatggctacaatagcttttggccacgttatattcaaatttgactatacaatactcagtgctatacagtgtattatacagtctctgctctgtttctatggaagttccaaaaatcaacgttgttccattaagtgtcgttaaacaattaaatagcattcaacaggttgaagcggagctttgataccaacgttatagattagtttcagtttctctcgcgcaaacgcctgcattgaatgaacgctcataagacccctttattgtatggctccatgtttaatgacatcgatagcagaaacgtttgttttcggtccgcggtatcttgatcaactgcgcagcaaattatcagacggagcaccgggcctaattccactccacgactccgcggaccagcagtctccatcaAAGAtcctccgctttaaccctctctggtctcCATGTTacggacccacatcaaaacaaaactatttcctgattggttgagaaattctattttctgattggccgataggttagtaactgaacagcacttctctgagctgaatgagcgcacagacagcaacgttgtgtgacacgtttgtaaaatatagcccttagaaatttctgtgttaagttaataatttctcggagtgagaaatgccatgtgtggcgtgtgagcgtgtgaagtcattgaaatgcgtgtgtctcacgctcaatgcgtgagacttgagaggtctgctCGTTCCACTCCGCTGGTGTAGGGGGCAGTAACGTTACTGCAAAGCAGTAGAATCTAGCCTTTTGTTGGCAGGCATTCTATCCGAGCACTCCGGCCTGGTTGGACGCAAGAGCAGTTTGTCTGCCGTTTCCAgtcatattaaatttattttcAAGCCAAGGAGCTCCTGTATACGCCAAGAAAGCGGCCCAGATCGCTGAGACTTTCATCTCCACAAAGTAATCGTCCTAATATCGCATGTCCTCTATTCAGAACCTCCAAACTTTCGGTAAGTATGTCCTCTTTAGCCACCCAGCTATCTAAATGGCTAACCGTTGATGTCGTCTAGAAAGccccttgttttgttttggagaGAACGAACAGTGTTAGCCAGACTAAAAGCTAGTTAGCGATAGCTAGCTTATTGTGTAAGTTAAACCGGCAAATTTGCGGAGGTTCAGACCAATAGTTCTTGAAAGGTGTACTTGAAAGGTTAAATATCTAATTAAATTGGGCCAGTCTATGTTATAGCGATAATAAGCCTAACGTTACGTTTAATTTGGCTGTTATGTTAACAGCCAATTAACGTTTACCGTTACCATGTTGTTCGGAAACGTTAGCAAGCTTGTGGCCTTCGTGTGGTGCAAGTCACCCAgttatcgtaacacccccaattatcaccacttttgttcagaaattctaaaacaacgatgttttttaacacttcaaaataacatttgctaaattaacctgacatttttcagtagccttatgtgtgtagatttgaacaaaatctggttggtttgttaacgggagcatttactgcctgaaatatccgattttgtttaccacgctcggagttatagtgctggcctgatgggtcgcctatttacaccgtttcaacggcacatgaacggttagaccgagaattctcgtcgtgaaattaaaattctactggagctccaagcggttgtgtacacgcagccttacaacactgtctttgagtcacggtaaaatgtcatttttggtacatagctaatttagatacacctatggtgtgggtggttgcgtttctttaggagtctgctgtcttggtttatatagaaattgatattaagtgacgcatacacgcaagacggtggaaatacgggaccgacggtaatagggggagttccgatatccTTCAGCCAGTCAAAAGAagatgttttgttgtgtttgctCGCTAGCCTTGACATAGAGACGCTAACGTTAGCGTTACTTGGATCATTCGCTAGCTATGCAAACTTTTACATTGATTGTGTTTATTTGATAGTTTTGCAATTTTGATAGTTGGCTTGGAAAATTCGTCTGTTAGGTGACGTTTATGCCATTGTAATAGCCAGTTGAATTTTAGGGCTGAAGTCTCGATTTGAACCAATGCAAATCCCAAAGGCTTCGATTAATGGTGCAGCTTGTGACTGACACAATAGTCAATTGTAGCCTGTCAATTCAAATCATGGTGCCAtccttaaaatatttttgtttgcagtaacagccaaaaaaaaaaataatgttaagGCCCAAGTAGCATCAACAACAAACTAGCAGCTAATGTTATTGCGAAGGCGAGTCAACTGTTGCAGTAACAGGATCTAGGCCAGTTTATGCCATTGTATTCGATAGCTGCTAAGTTACCGTTCAGACATACCGTTAGGGCTGAAGTCTCGATTTGAACCAATGCAGAAACAATCAACCGCAAATTATCAATGAAGGGGCCTAATTTCGATTCCATGTTGCggatattttgagaaatgtgcAGCTTAGACTAgactggccacagttcttccaatAGTCAATAAGTTTGTCACGTAGCCATGTCACATTCTTTCTGAAATTTATATTCATGTCCTTTGTATTGGTGATTAGTCATGCTTTAtcgactaaaaggggaaaaataaatatttgggtcaaATTGAAGCACTCATGCTTATCGATCAGAAGCACTGATGTGGCCCATTTCAACAATGTcgtagtaatttgaatattttcattttcatcctGGGATTAGTATAGTTAATATTTCGATGTCATCTTAATGGATAATGCTTAAccacatattttaaaaatattatatagcCTAGTGAATCTTGAATTGATGCTTGACTTGTGTAGCATAACAAATCACAATCGGAATATCTGTCAGAGAAATAGCAAtaagatattttccccaaatcccCTATTCTGCTATTCATGAATAAGTGTTAATGTGTGAGAGTGGCAGCCAGTTCCTTTCTATTTGGCTTTTATATTATTCTTGCTTTTCTGCCTGATTATTGCTTGAATGGAGTTTTCTTCCCTAGGCTGTGATAGCTTGTTGATAAGGGTGAGAGCATTGGTACATAACCATAACCTGTTTGATTGACCAATAGTTTAATCAATGAATGTTGTTCATTCAGCTATGAGTTGGGCTGAGTGAAACAGAACACCACTCCCTAATCCTCCATGACATTTTACCTCTGAAACAGTTTTATTATGACTTTCCCTCAGCCTGTAATTACACTGGAAGCTCATCTTGATaatctggtgtgtgtctgtctcaccctctctccccatTCTAGATCCCTTTGCTGATGCAACCAAGGGTGACGACTTACTCCCGGCAGGGACTGAAGATAAAATCCACATAAGGATTCAGCAGCGGAACGGGCGGAAAACGCTTACCACTGTGCAGGGCATCGCCAATGATTACGACAAGAAGAAACTGGTGAAAGCCTTCAAAAAGGTAACACTTCTCTACCGCAAGGCTCCGAATTGAGGGCGTCCGTCCACTGCCATAATCCTGTCTGTCTCCCTTGTAGGGTTTATTTAAGGCTTACGGTCATAAAACGAAGCAGACACGCCTGAGCTTACTGGCTGCCATTGGCCTGCTCAGCACACTAAGCCAGGGGTCAAGGGGTCAGTCTGACCTCtggtgtttgcttgtgtttggCCATTGTTTAGTTTGTGCTCGGCTTGCACAAATTAGCAAAAAGAGTACTTAATTAATCTTTAGACATGAACTAACAAATTGCTGAGGTTTAGTTATGTTGAGTGTGGACCTGAGGAATGACTTGCATGAGGAAGCtaattgtgcgtgtgtgtgtgtctaaagaaATTTGCCTGCAATGGCACTGTGATTGAGCACCCGGAGTACGGGGAGGTCATCCAGCTGCAGGGAGACCAGAGGAAAAACATCTGCCAGTTCCTTCTGGAGGTGAGCTGTGCAAACCCATCCGCATTGCTGGGAATTTGGGCTATGTAGCATCATCAAGATGTACCGAAGTACAACTAGAGAACCACATTACAGCTACTTCAACATGCCTGCAGCAGTATTTACCTTACACAAAGTGTTATTACAGAGAAGACATGAAATAGTAGGAGTAGTAATAGTAATCATGAAGTGTGGCCCAATTGTTCCTCTgccttttctaacattattattgtttttgaaTTCCCTTTTCTTTGTTTGCTTCAGATCAACATTGTGAAGGAGGAACAGCTGAAGGTGCACGGCTTCTAGAGTGATGCCATGGGGTTCAGGACTCAGGGCTCCGCCACACATCCTACCGTTATCCCCATCCCCTCCCCTCGCTTTCACACTGACAATGCGTTGACATCTTAAGTTTAGCAACATGTCTGATGCACCACTCCAAACGGCAATAAATGTGCAATGGTGTGCAATGTTTcaatgcaacaacaacaacaacaacaacaacaacaacaacaactccaATCTCTGGCTCTCATTCCCCTAGcccatcccctctcctccactctgagCTGTAATAGGAGAGGGGATGGGGGTTTGGGTATGGTGCTTCTTTCCAGTTGCTCCACCATGGTGGCTTGAAACCCTAGTCATTTTTCCATAGTGAATTCACTCGCCGTAAACACCCGCAGTGATTTGTGGCGAAgtctttttaatttattagtCTTCAGTGGGAGCAACAGCTCATCATTCATGACAAATTCTGCTGCTGTGCATATGGACACAAGTGTAAACCACTTGTAAAGCCAGCCATTTTAAGAGGATGAAAATCCACTTTTAGTCTGTGGGTGAATGTgatttggtttggtttggtttttcAACGTAAAGGGCGCAACCTTAATTGGCAATTTGGTACAAGTGGGTGTAATGACTCCTCTTATCTATGCAATATATGGTGCATCATATTTTGCTGGCTGCTTTTTCTATTCCATCATTGATGTTGAGTACAACCAGAGACCTCTTGGAAATGCTTGATcatatgtctgtctctgtggctCTCTTCTCTGGACTGTCTGCACTTGTTTGCTAACACTGTGAGGCCACGTTCATTGAGCAGAAGTCACAGGGTAATGAGATTATGCCAATGTTTGGCCTGCGCCCGAGAGAAAGTGAGGGCAAGCTTCCAGGGATCTTGTAATACGAACTAGCTTGTGCTGGGCTCCATTCTGCACCTGTCAGTTTTTGTCGGATCAGAGGTAGCGGACACGCTGACGTGGCCATAGCTGTTCACGTCACATTCTgagcagaaaaacaaaacattcatTACTTATATTAAATTGGTTGGGGGGAGCAGTGGTTGAAGAGTACTGTATTTTGCAACCCTTGTGGCATAGGAAAACCACATGAAAATACACTGCTCTTTCCTATCTGGGGAACGATGCAATGAATCGTAACCGTACCATGGACCAAATTGTGCAATATTGTTGCCGTTGTGGACGTGACCTTACAGTTGTGCAATAAATAAAACCGATTCCTTGCAAAAAGATACACTTAAGAAAATGATCCAGCTGCCTCATTGAAAATGGAAGGTGATCTGTTCTCTTAGGTTCTGTCTAAGTTAATGGTGACATTCCAGGGGAAGTATCAGGGCATTCCAGGACCTTGTTGACCTTCATGTTGTGCCTAATCTGCATCAGCCATGTCACCCTCTCTGGTGGTTAGATTCTTACTGAGGACTGTTACATGAGGGGAAAAGTAGTGTGAGTTACATACAGACTGTTCAATTGTCAAATGTTTTCAGGTCATCATTTTTATTCACCCTCTGCAGAATTGGATTTAATCAAGACTTTATCTGAACTATAATAATGGAGCACTGTCTATGAACCAAATTAtagatagattttttttttcagtttttttgtgGTATTTTTACCTTCAATGCTAATGTTATACTGTTTTAGCCTAGCAATAACTTCGATTATGTTCAAACATCCGTAACGGTTTCTCTCTCAGACAGTGGTTGCTAAACTTTTGcgtcatgctttgttttatgaCTTTCAAATGACGAAATGATCAATGTGATATTCCTCCTTTG is part of the Alosa alosa isolate M-15738 ecotype Scorff River chromosome 16, AALO_Geno_1.1, whole genome shotgun sequence genome and harbors:
- the zgc:163022 gene encoding putative ferric-chelate reductase 1 isoform X1, yielding MRISPLLLLLACARVNGYSSGLVTESCDDMTPRHQGSSPSSSPPPFTITIDRYDYSEGDEITVSLRAYSTPFQGFLLQAREVGGSSPVGAFSLFGAENRLLDCGGLSNSSVSHSSGDNKNSVQSKWKTPQSGQLKDIEFSVTFVQNFRDYWVGIKSPVVVYNSSRSPVGSTTRPISTLLPSPPSGPPALSLFSNVPISSVDCGESKVCFSKPNDCDPASSADCYFMSAMTSPADSSVKFEIYGRSTGYISFGFSDDQLMGNDDIYICGMDSNSTIQVQHAYSTGRRAPQILPLGNVSDIKTSFVDGVISCSFVSKNVISTQRSAVGSIYYILFAYGGTNNGALQYHGTSRFASDQKINITRPQVVTAQKPQIMKAHGALMLIAWMTTGSLGMLIARYLKAVTKGRGCLGKDLWFLAHVSLMGLSVAATIIAFILAFSYFKGWRGGAHPVLGVLVMILAFIQPFAALFRCGPQHQWRFVFNWFHVLNAVAIKGLAVAAIFTGLHIMESSQDRWMQKVMAGFVGWEALLFALQDLHMRWKRKDEDGDVSGFVHIELSQSIFSSTNTQQTKSLFHLRCFVLPPTGTHLLKRAEDHCISRGWVYD
- the zgc:163022 gene encoding putative ferric-chelate reductase 1 isoform X2, with translation MRISPLLLLLACARVNGYSSGLVTESCDDMTPRHQGSSPSSSPPPFTITIDRYDYSEGDEITVSLRAYSTPFQGFLLQAREVGGSSPVGAFSLFGAENRLLDCGGLSNSSVSHSSGDNKNSVQSKWKTPQSGQLKDIEFSVTFVQNFRDYWVGIKSPVVVYNSSRSPVGSTTRPISTLLPSPPSGPPALSLFSNVPISSVDCGESKVCFSKPNDCDPASSADCYFMSAMTSPADSSVKFEIYGRSTGYISFGFSDDQLMGNDDIYICGMDSNSTIQVQHAYSTGRRAPQILPLGNVSDIKTSFVDGVISCSFVSKNVISTQRSAVGSIYYILFAYGGTNNGALQYHGTSRFASDQKINITRPQVVTAQKPQIMKAHGALMLIAWMTTGSLGMLIARYLKAVTKGRGCLGKDLWFLAHVSLMGLSVAATIIAFILAFSYFKGWRGGAHPVLGVLVMILAFIQPFAALFRCGPQHQWRFVFNWFHVLNAVAIKGLAVAAIFTGLHIMESSQDRWMQKVMAGFVGWEALLFALQDLHMRWKRKDEDGDVSGFVHIEVILLLVFFLGNLTFLVALLVGIGMA
- the eif1b gene encoding eukaryotic translation initiation factor 1b; this encodes MSSIQNLQTFDPFADATKGDDLLPAGTEDKIHIRIQQRNGRKTLTTVQGIANDYDKKKLVKAFKKKFACNGTVIEHPEYGEVIQLQGDQRKNICQFLLEINIVKEEQLKVHGF